In a genomic window of Cuculus canorus isolate bCucCan1 chromosome Z, bCucCan1.pri, whole genome shotgun sequence:
- the AK3 gene encoding GTP:AMP phosphotransferase AK3, mitochondrial — translation MVLPPLLRAVIMGPPGSGKGTVSARIIKHFGMKHLSSGDLLRDNMQKKTEIGILAKSYIDQGQLIPDDIMTRLVLNELKSLDRYNWLLDGFPRTVAQADALDKECQIDTVIDLDVPFETIKCRLTARWIHPASGRVYNLEFNPPKVQGIDDITGEPLVQRDDDKPETVTKRLQAYDTQTKPVLEYYRKKGLLKSFSGTETNKIWPHIYAFLQTKLPDVSQEDAATPR, via the exons ATGGTGCTGCCGCCGCTGCTCCGCGCCGTCATCATGGGGCCGCCGGGCTCCGGGAAAGGCACCGTCTCCGCCAGGATTATCAAACACTTCGGCATGAAGCATCTATCCAGCGGAGACCTGCTGAGGGACAACATGCAGAAGAAGACAG AAATTGGAATCCTTGCCAAGTCCTACATTGATCAAGGTCAGCTTATTCCAGATGATATCATGACACGACTAGTACTGAATGAGCTAAAAAGTCTAGATCGCTACAACTGGCTATTGGATG gTTTCCCTAGAACGGTTGCTCAGGCAGATGCCCTGGATAAAGAATGTCAAATAGACACTGTGATTGACCTCGATGTACCATTTGAGACTATAAAATGCCGGCTGACAGCACGTTGGATCCACCCTGCTAGTGGCAGAGTCTACAATCTTGAGTTCAATCCTCCCAAGGTGCAG GGTATTGATGATATTACTGGAGAGCCACTTGTTCAGCGCGATGATGATAAGCCTGAGACAGTTACCAAGCGGCTACAGGCTTAtgacacacaaacaaaacctgttCTGGAATATTACAG gaaaaaaggaTTATTGAAATCCTTCTCTGGAACAGAAACCAATAAGATCTGGCCTCATATCTATGCTTTCCTCCAGACCAAGTTGCCAGATGTAAGCCAGGAAGATGCTGCCACTCCCAGGTGA
- the CDC37L1 gene encoding hsp90 co-chaperone Cdc37-like 1 isoform X1: MALWLPGLRDGGAPSEEDEERGRASASRQRLSEAQTYSQGIELACQKESEFVKHSVECTWNLAEAQQKLGSLALHNSESRDQESAQAKAEAAELRWREEEWRRKEEALNQRERQNLWNTDPVSKEVFNKSFINQKEIEDEDVSEPLMQKHEQKIRHFGMLSRWDDSQRFLSDHPYLVCEETSRYLMLWCFHLEAEQKRALMEQVAHQAVVMQFIIEIARSCNVDPRGCFRLFFQKAKTGEGYFEAFKSELEAFKTRVRIWSQSHGFQTMLLHDLSVNPGLAGQLASFSQNTSDLQGSINTEACSLNSVIQRDEEESKMMDTV, translated from the exons ATGGCGCTGTGGCTCCCGGGCCTCCGGGACGGCGGCGCCCCGtcggaggaggacgaggagcgGGGCCGGGCTTCCGCCTCCCGGCAGCGCCTGTCGGAAGCGCAG ACATACAGCCAAGGGATTGAATTAGCCTGCCAAAAAGAAAGTGAGTTCGTGAAGCACTCTGTAGAATGCACATGGAACCTAGCAGAAGCCCAGCAAAAACTTGGTAGCTTAGCACTGCATAATTCAGAGTCCCGCGATCAGGAATCTGCTCAAGCAAAGGCTGAAGCTGCAGAGCTAagatggagggaggaagagtggagaagaaaagaagaagcgCTAAACCAGAGGGAAAGACAGAATCTATGGAACACAGATCCTGTTAGTAAGGAGGTATTTAATAAG agTTTTATtaatcaaaaagaaatagaagatgAAGATGTGTCTGAACCACTTATGcaaaaacatgaacaaaagaTTAGACACTTTG GTATGCTGAGCAGATGGGATGATAGTCAAAGATTTTTGTCTGATCACCCATATCTTGTATGTGAAGAAACATCTAGATATCTCATGTTGTGGTGTTTTCATCTAGAAGCTGAACAG aaaaGAGCTTTGATGGAGCAAGTAGCACACCAAGCAGTTGTAATGCAGTTTATTATAGAAATTGCCAGAAGCTGTAATGTGGATCCAAGAGGCTGTTTTCGTCTATTTTTCCAAAAAGCCAAA ACAGGAGAAGGCTATTTTGAGGCTTTTAAAAGTGAACTTGAGGCATTCAAGACGAGAGTGAGAATCTGGTCACAATCACATGGCTTTCAAACTATGTTACTACATGATCTCAGTGTCAATCCTGGTCTTGCAGGACAACTGGCATCTTTTTCACAG AACACAAGTGACCTACAAGGTTCCATAAACACAGAAGCCTGCAGTTTAAACTCTGTGATACAAAGAGATGAAGAAGAATCCAAAATGATGGACACAGTATAG
- the CDC37L1 gene encoding hsp90 co-chaperone Cdc37-like 1 isoform X2 has translation MALWLPGLRDGGAPSEEDEERGRASASRQRLSEAQSFINQKEIEDEDVSEPLMQKHEQKIRHFGMLSRWDDSQRFLSDHPYLVCEETSRYLMLWCFHLEAEQKRALMEQVAHQAVVMQFIIEIARSCNVDPRGCFRLFFQKAKTGEGYFEAFKSELEAFKTRVRIWSQSHGFQTMLLHDLSVNPGLAGQLASFSQNTSDLQGSINTEACSLNSVIQRDEEESKMMDTV, from the exons ATGGCGCTGTGGCTCCCGGGCCTCCGGGACGGCGGCGCCCCGtcggaggaggacgaggagcgGGGCCGGGCTTCCGCCTCCCGGCAGCGCCTGTCGGAAGCGCAG agTTTTATtaatcaaaaagaaatagaagatgAAGATGTGTCTGAACCACTTATGcaaaaacatgaacaaaagaTTAGACACTTTG GTATGCTGAGCAGATGGGATGATAGTCAAAGATTTTTGTCTGATCACCCATATCTTGTATGTGAAGAAACATCTAGATATCTCATGTTGTGGTGTTTTCATCTAGAAGCTGAACAG aaaaGAGCTTTGATGGAGCAAGTAGCACACCAAGCAGTTGTAATGCAGTTTATTATAGAAATTGCCAGAAGCTGTAATGTGGATCCAAGAGGCTGTTTTCGTCTATTTTTCCAAAAAGCCAAA ACAGGAGAAGGCTATTTTGAGGCTTTTAAAAGTGAACTTGAGGCATTCAAGACGAGAGTGAGAATCTGGTCACAATCACATGGCTTTCAAACTATGTTACTACATGATCTCAGTGTCAATCCTGGTCTTGCAGGACAACTGGCATCTTTTTCACAG AACACAAGTGACCTACAAGGTTCCATAAACACAGAAGCCTGCAGTTTAAACTCTGTGATACAAAGAGATGAAGAAGAATCCAAAATGATGGACACAGTATAG